The Deltaproteobacteria bacterium genome window below encodes:
- a CDS encoding tetratricopeptide repeat protein, with protein MSKKITLFLILSSLSVYSEEELTLDEEIPPTAIKKEEKSQNNTVPIIKPTPFFLEISALFQKKEYAKVTSLLWGKIESLSRPEMLLLVKAHYQAKEYSESIRAANLMIAKDAKDEEALTYIGLNLLKKNKAREAKEYFKKANDINPVYSPAIEGLAEIYLKNKNFYELRLIYLDLIKKIGEKPHYLNQLCDINTKDASNDAAIEFCNKAINLDPLFPDNHINLGLIYKNINDLEKAKSQLQTAATKFPSSDMAQYQYALLLEEQKNYIEAYKHYSLCSKLKADEERCWAGLATAGYQLSKFDESYASLKKACLFNKKNSIIGRKAAVQARNAKQLDWAKKFEKLSDICGN; from the coding sequence ATGAGTAAAAAAATTACCCTCTTTTTAATCTTATCAAGTCTTTCGGTTTATTCAGAAGAAGAATTAACCCTTGACGAAGAAATCCCGCCAACTGCTATAAAAAAAGAAGAGAAATCTCAAAATAATACAGTACCAATAATTAAACCAACTCCCTTCTTCCTTGAAATCAGCGCCTTGTTCCAAAAAAAAGAATACGCCAAAGTAACTTCACTTCTTTGGGGTAAAATTGAATCACTTTCACGTCCTGAAATGCTTTTATTGGTTAAAGCCCATTACCAAGCAAAGGAATATTCCGAGTCAATCAGGGCTGCCAACCTAATGATTGCAAAGGATGCTAAGGATGAAGAAGCACTTACCTATATTGGATTAAATCTATTAAAAAAAAATAAAGCCAGAGAAGCCAAAGAATATTTTAAGAAAGCTAACGATATAAATCCCGTATATTCGCCAGCCATAGAGGGTCTTGCAGAAATTTATCTAAAAAACAAAAACTTCTATGAATTAAGACTGATTTATTTGGATCTGATAAAAAAAATAGGAGAAAAGCCCCATTACTTGAATCAACTTTGCGATATAAACACAAAAGATGCCAGCAATGATGCCGCCATTGAGTTCTGCAATAAAGCCATCAATTTAGATCCTTTGTTCCCAGACAACCATATCAATTTGGGCCTAATTTATAAAAATATAAATGATCTAGAGAAGGCTAAAAGCCAGTTACAAACGGCAGCAACTAAATTTCCTTCTTCTGATATGGCTCAATATCAATACGCCCTCCTCTTAGAAGAGCAGAAAAATTATATCGAAGCCTATAAACACTATTCTCTTTGTAGTAAATTAAAAGCGGATGAAGAACGATGTTGGGCGGGACTGGCAACCGCAGGGTATCAGCTTTCAAAATTTGATGAGTCCTATGCCTCTTTGAAAAAGGCATGTTTGTTTAATAAAAAAAATTCAATCATTGGCAGAAAGGCTGCCGTTCAGGCGAGAAATGCTAAACAGCTAGACTGGGCAAAAAAATTTGAAAAACTTTCTGACATCTGCGGCAACTAG